One region of Thiorhodovibrio frisius genomic DNA includes:
- the brxC gene encoding BREX system P-loop protein BrxC: protein MTMNNRDIFSKDPLANRLINNGVAEVSEDRSQAALEILRYELDTFVCDGEYAKGLQKILETFLGNLGSAPEQPSVWISGFYGSGKSHLAKMLRAFWVDVAFDDGATARSVARLPTEIKDHLRELNTQSKRYGGLHAASGKLGSGAGNNVRLALLGIVFKSAGLPEKYNQARLMIWLKREGILEAVEAALAQSGTSLERELPELFVSDDLHAALLAAKPELAPDAMHVGDRLIAQYPEAQDVTNDEMINAVKDALTNDDGFPLTLIILDEVQQFIGDSGDRAYSIQEVVESCSKHFGGRLLFVGTGQTAMSGTPSLQKIKGRFTVPVQLSDTDVEAVIRKIILQKQQGAVPAIQKTLTDNLGEISRHLRGTKLEHTTEDEHIMVADYPLLPVRRRFWEKVLHKLDESGTISQLRNQLRIVHEAACATAEQPLGQVVSGDFIYDQLSTDLLQTGLLSREVYDRIGKLAAGDDDARLKSSLLKLIYLVSKLPTDPMADIGLRATEDSLADLLVTDLSGGSSTLRKRIPALLDELHNKDGLVMAIATPAGTEYRLQTAESSAWHDEYRKQVAELSANTQRLEMERIDLFKTAYREALKGVHLTQGQTKEARTLTPCYDDSLPADADKQIVAWFRDDWSSSEAEIKGDARNAGPTSPSIFVFLPAQRRNELRSAIIEHKAAQLTLETRGIPATPEGQDARSAMETRRNDAARRIAQIVKTIIGGAQVFQGGGQSIDGNDLTDKLQIAGGASVVRLYRDFDTADQLGWDKVIERARKGETQPLQPIKHSADTDQHPVCAAILKELGASKKGSDLRDYFKAPPYGWPQDAVDGALYALVASGHVLALNALGKPVDAKELERRQITQSTFKPETVTISPVQKIQIRKVFQEAGVSCQPGTEIERAPELLRVLRELAAKAGGEPPKPEIPDQTLIDNLEALTGNALLAELFSQRNALIKNSQDWATTGEQIAKRWPVWTLLQDLLDHAKDLGPYQELEAEAAEIRKQRALLADHDPVQALLDKTVDLLRTSLNHHVEAHRATYQAELAAMEQDSNWQTLMAEQCQPILAKHGLHETVSVEVATPERILDELDRCALSQWSDRTQALKGRFEQARLEAAKLLEPKVQRVDLPRRTLRDEAELAEWLAEAEGRIRNKLNDGPVML from the coding sequence ATGACCATGAACAACCGCGACATCTTCAGCAAGGACCCGCTGGCCAACCGGCTGATCAACAACGGCGTCGCCGAGGTCTCAGAAGACCGCTCCCAGGCGGCGCTGGAGATCCTCCGCTACGAACTGGATACCTTCGTCTGCGACGGCGAGTACGCCAAGGGGCTGCAGAAAATTCTGGAGACCTTCCTCGGCAATCTTGGCAGCGCGCCGGAGCAGCCGAGCGTCTGGATCAGCGGCTTCTACGGCAGCGGTAAGTCGCACCTGGCCAAGATGCTCCGCGCCTTTTGGGTCGATGTGGCCTTCGACGACGGCGCCACGGCAAGAAGCGTCGCCAGACTGCCGACCGAGATCAAGGACCATCTGCGGGAGCTGAACACCCAGAGCAAGCGTTACGGCGGACTGCACGCCGCCTCCGGCAAGCTCGGTTCTGGCGCCGGCAACAATGTCCGCCTTGCCCTGCTCGGCATCGTCTTCAAGTCCGCTGGCCTGCCGGAGAAGTACAACCAGGCGCGCCTGATGATATGGCTCAAGCGCGAGGGCATCCTCGAAGCAGTCGAAGCAGCCCTGGCGCAGAGCGGCACAAGCCTGGAGCGGGAGCTACCGGAGCTTTTTGTTTCCGACGACCTGCACGCGGCCCTGTTGGCCGCCAAGCCGGAGCTGGCGCCGGACGCCATGCACGTCGGCGACCGCCTCATCGCCCAGTACCCGGAGGCTCAGGACGTTACCAACGACGAGATGATCAACGCCGTCAAGGACGCCCTCACCAACGACGACGGCTTCCCGCTCACCCTCATCATCCTCGACGAGGTCCAGCAGTTCATCGGCGACAGCGGTGATCGCGCCTACAGCATCCAGGAGGTGGTCGAGTCCTGCAGCAAGCACTTCGGCGGTCGCCTGCTCTTCGTCGGCACCGGCCAGACCGCCATGTCCGGCACCCCCTCGTTGCAGAAGATCAAGGGTCGCTTCACCGTCCCGGTCCAGCTCTCGGACACCGACGTCGAGGCCGTCATCCGCAAGATCATCCTGCAGAAACAGCAGGGCGCGGTGCCTGCCATCCAGAAAACGCTCACAGACAACCTCGGCGAGATCTCCCGGCACCTGCGCGGCACTAAGCTGGAGCACACCACCGAAGACGAGCACATCATGGTCGCGGACTACCCCCTGCTGCCGGTGCGCCGGCGGTTCTGGGAGAAGGTGCTGCATAAGCTCGACGAGTCCGGCACCATCTCCCAGCTCCGCAACCAGCTGCGAATCGTCCACGAGGCCGCCTGCGCCACCGCGGAGCAACCGCTCGGTCAGGTCGTCTCTGGCGACTTCATCTACGACCAGCTCAGCACCGACCTGCTGCAGACCGGGTTGCTCTCGCGAGAGGTGTACGACCGCATCGGCAAGCTCGCCGCCGGTGACGACGACGCCCGGCTCAAGTCCAGCCTGCTCAAGCTCATCTACCTGGTCAGCAAGCTGCCCACTGACCCGATGGCGGACATCGGGCTGCGCGCCACCGAGGACAGCCTGGCCGATCTGCTTGTCACGGATCTCTCGGGCGGCTCCAGTACGCTGCGCAAGCGCATCCCTGCCCTGCTCGACGAATTGCACAACAAGGACGGCTTGGTCATGGCCATCGCCACCCCGGCGGGCACCGAGTACCGCTTGCAGACCGCCGAGAGCAGCGCCTGGCACGACGAGTACCGCAAGCAGGTCGCGGAGCTATCGGCCAACACCCAGCGCCTGGAGATGGAGCGCATCGACCTGTTCAAGACCGCCTATCGCGAGGCCCTGAAGGGCGTGCACCTCACGCAGGGGCAGACCAAAGAGGCGCGCACCCTCACCCCCTGCTACGACGACAGCCTCCCCGCGGACGCCGACAAGCAGATCGTTGCCTGGTTTCGCGACGACTGGAGCAGCTCTGAGGCCGAGATCAAGGGCGACGCCCGCAATGCCGGCCCCACCAGTCCGTCGATCTTCGTCTTCCTGCCGGCCCAGAGACGCAACGAGCTGCGCTCGGCCATCATCGAGCACAAGGCCGCCCAGCTCACTCTGGAAACCCGCGGCATTCCGGCGACCCCCGAGGGACAAGACGCCCGTTCCGCGATGGAGACGCGGCGCAACGACGCGGCCAGACGCATCGCCCAGATCGTCAAGACCATTATCGGCGGAGCCCAGGTCTTCCAGGGCGGCGGCCAGAGCATCGACGGCAACGACCTCACCGACAAGCTCCAGATCGCCGGCGGCGCCTCGGTCGTGCGCCTCTACCGCGACTTCGACACCGCCGATCAGCTCGGCTGGGACAAGGTGATCGAGCGCGCACGCAAGGGCGAGACCCAGCCCCTGCAGCCCATCAAACACAGCGCCGACACCGACCAGCATCCGGTCTGCGCCGCCATCCTCAAGGAACTCGGCGCCAGCAAGAAGGGCAGCGATCTGCGCGATTACTTCAAGGCGCCTCCCTACGGCTGGCCCCAGGACGCCGTCGACGGTGCCCTCTATGCCCTGGTCGCCAGCGGCCATGTGCTCGCACTGAACGCGCTCGGCAAGCCGGTCGACGCCAAGGAGCTGGAGCGTCGCCAGATCACCCAGAGCACATTCAAGCCCGAGACCGTCACCATCAGCCCGGTGCAGAAGATCCAGATCCGCAAGGTCTTCCAGGAGGCCGGCGTCTCTTGTCAGCCCGGCACCGAGATCGAACGGGCGCCAGAGCTGCTGCGCGTGCTGCGGGAGCTGGCGGCAAAGGCCGGCGGCGAGCCACCTAAGCCCGAGATCCCCGACCAGACGCTCATCGACAACCTGGAAGCCTTGACCGGCAACGCGCTGCTGGCCGAGTTGTTCAGCCAGCGCAATGCCCTGATCAAGAACAGCCAGGACTGGGCGACCACCGGCGAGCAGATCGCCAAACGCTGGCCCGTGTGGACCCTGCTACAAGACCTGCTGGACCACGCCAAGGATCTCGGCCCCTATCAGGAGCTGGAAGCAGAGGCCGCAGAGATCCGCAAGCAACGGGCGTTGCTCGCCGACCATGATCCGGTCCAGGCCCTGCTCGACAAGACCGTGGACCTATTGCGCACCAGCCTCAACCACCACGTCGAGGCGCACCGGGCCACCTACCAGGCCGAGCTGGCCGCCATGGAGCAGGACAGCAACTGGCAGACGCTCATGGCCGAGCAGTGCCAGCCAATCCTGGCCAAGCACGGCTTGCATGAGACCGTCTCGGTCGAGGTCGCCACGCCTGAGCGCATCCTCGACGAACTGGACCGCTGCGCGCTGTCACAATGGTCAGACCGCACCCAGGCCCTCAAGGGCCGCTTCGAGCAGGCCCGGCTGGAAGCCGCCAAGCTGCTGGAGCCTAAGGTGCAGCGGGTAGACCTCCCGCGTCGCACCCTGAGGGATGAGGCCGAGCTGGCCGAATGGCTCGCCGAGGCCGAGGGGCGTATCCGCAACAAGCTCAATGATGGCCCGGTGATGCTGTGA
- a CDS encoding type II toxin-antitoxin system VapB family antitoxin, which yields MRTTLNIDDDLLQSAQALCGIQEKTALVREGLKALIERESARRLARLGGSEPQLEPIPRRQADSDA from the coding sequence GTGCGAACCACATTGAACATCGATGATGACCTGCTGCAAAGTGCGCAAGCACTCTGCGGCATTCAGGAAAAGACAGCCTTGGTGCGCGAAGGGCTCAAGGCGCTGATCGAGCGCGAAAGCGCGCGCCGCCTGGCCCGGCTCGGCGGCTCCGAGCCGCAGCTGGAGCCGATACCCAGGCGGCAGGCCGATTCTGACGCATGA
- a CDS encoding PIN domain-containing protein, producing the protein MILVDTAVWIDHLRASDAHLSALLMRANVAMHPMVLGELACGNLKERHKLLALWHNLPQLAAATDAEALDAQRVAI; encoded by the coding sequence ATGATCCTGGTCGATACCGCCGTCTGGATCGACCACCTACGCGCCAGCGATGCGCACCTGAGCGCACTCCTGATGCGAGCGAACGTCGCCATGCATCCCATGGTTCTTGGCGAGCTAGCCTGCGGCAACCTGAAGGAGCGCCACAAACTCCTCGCCCTGTGGCACAACCTGCCGCAGCTTGCAGCAGCGACCGATGCCGAAGCCCTAGACGCGCAACGCGTAGCAATCTAA
- a CDS encoding Eco57I restriction-modification methylase domain-containing protein → MDPLAKPLRKQLEDAVVAARDTAEAAARAALMHLGVGDADLPKHLTDEQRVLRRRLRAHGRQLGDQRQAAGHQAIDKLAQETAYEHWHRMLFARFLAENSLLMHPDGVPLTLDECNELAHDEGATDGWELAGRYAARMLPQIFRPDSPVLALKLAPEHQRALENHLAGLHPDCFQASDSLGWVYQFWQTKKKDAVNASEVKIGADELPAVTQLFTEPYMVAFLLDNSLGAWWAARRLSEDDLRSAESEEALRRKAAIPGVPLDYLRFIKGEDDVWTPAAGIFDAWPKHLGELRVMDPCCGSGHFLVAVLQMLVPMRMALEDLSAQEAVDAVLRDNLHGLELDQRCVEIAAFALALTAWRWPDAGGYRPLPPLNLACSGLGINAPKADWLHLAEGDVDLGHALERLYELFADGPTLGSLIDPRRNFSGDLLDQGWERVAPLLERALASEDDQQRELGVVAAGLVRAAQLLAERYHWVITNVPYLSRGKQAPRLKTFCERHYHDAKNDLANVFLERCLELAREQGAGVVQIVMPQNWLFLTSYRKQRERLLREVSWNLLGRLGMAAFQIMDWWAFNVILLTQTRAPVSEGFKLRGVDASAPRSAAEKADLVRSGDMASVSQASQLGNPDARVALEKALDLPILGKYASGLVGIQTGDDPRYVSAFWEAPLPEKIWEPMQATPENFDSFAGQSWRIRWEGGKGDLQTSKGARIQGIDALSKPGIAVHRMGTIFPYHYSETYFHQNIATIIPSENQNLPAIWSFCSSPQFSEAVRRIDQKVNVTNATLVKVPFDLDHWQQVAAERYPNGLPEPYSDDPTQWICHGHPCGSVIWDEAAKWTAIGPKRTDATVLQTAVARLLGYRWPAEYDEEMELSDESRALVAEARKLDTFSDDDGICCLPAIRGEPAAHGRLLRLLEAAYGDDWTAGTLTKLLAESDANGKGLDIWLRDAFFEQHCKLFHHRPFIWHIWDGLKDGFAALVNYHKLDRANLERLIYTYLGDWIRMQERAAADGQQGADERLAAAKALKTKLEAILEGEAPLDIFVRWKPIEAQPIGWEPDLNDGVRLNIRPFLLAGDVGKKGAGILRAKPNIHWKKDRGKDVESAPWFHRFQGDRINDHHLTLAEKRVARAASAIVESS, encoded by the coding sequence ATGGATCCCCTCGCCAAACCCCTGCGCAAGCAACTGGAAGACGCCGTCGTCGCCGCCCGCGACACCGCAGAAGCAGCCGCCCGAGCCGCGCTGATGCACCTAGGGGTCGGCGACGCAGACCTACCCAAGCACCTGACCGACGAGCAACGCGTCCTGCGCCGCCGGTTGCGCGCCCACGGCCGGCAGCTCGGGGATCAGCGGCAAGCGGCCGGCCATCAGGCCATCGACAAACTGGCGCAGGAGACCGCCTACGAGCACTGGCACCGGATGCTCTTCGCCCGCTTCCTGGCCGAGAACAGCCTGCTGATGCACCCCGACGGCGTGCCCCTGACCCTAGACGAATGCAACGAGCTGGCTCATGACGAGGGCGCCACCGACGGCTGGGAGCTGGCCGGGCGCTATGCGGCGCGCATGCTGCCGCAGATCTTCCGCCCGGACAGCCCGGTGCTGGCACTCAAGCTCGCCCCGGAGCACCAACGCGCCCTGGAGAACCACCTGGCCGGCCTGCACCCGGACTGCTTCCAGGCATCCGACAGCCTCGGCTGGGTCTACCAGTTCTGGCAAACCAAGAAGAAGGACGCGGTCAATGCCTCCGAGGTCAAGATCGGCGCCGACGAGCTGCCCGCCGTCACCCAGCTCTTCACCGAGCCCTACATGGTCGCTTTCCTGCTCGACAACAGCCTCGGCGCTTGGTGGGCCGCCCGGCGCTTGAGCGAGGACGACCTGCGCAGCGCCGAGAGCGAGGAAGCGCTGCGCCGCAAGGCCGCCATCCCCGGCGTACCGCTGGACTACCTGCGTTTCATCAAGGGAGAGGACGACGTCTGGACACCCGCTGCCGGCATCTTCGACGCCTGGCCCAAGCACCTCGGCGAGCTGAGGGTGATGGACCCCTGCTGCGGCTCCGGCCACTTCCTGGTGGCAGTGCTGCAGATGCTGGTGCCGATGCGCATGGCGCTGGAGGACCTGAGCGCGCAGGAGGCCGTCGATGCGGTGCTGCGCGACAATCTGCATGGTCTGGAGCTGGACCAGCGCTGCGTCGAGATCGCCGCCTTCGCGCTGGCCCTGACCGCCTGGCGCTGGCCTGATGCCGGCGGCTACCGGCCACTGCCGCCACTGAATCTCGCCTGCTCCGGCCTCGGCATCAACGCCCCGAAGGCGGACTGGCTGCATCTCGCCGAGGGCGACGTCGACCTGGGACATGCACTAGAACGGCTCTATGAGCTGTTCGCGGACGGCCCGACACTCGGCAGCCTAATCGACCCGCGCCGAAACTTCAGCGGCGACCTGCTAGACCAGGGCTGGGAGCGCGTCGCGCCGCTGCTGGAACGCGCGCTAGCCTCGGAAGACGACCAACAACGCGAGCTGGGCGTGGTCGCCGCCGGCCTGGTCCGCGCCGCGCAACTGCTCGCGGAGCGCTATCACTGGGTCATCACCAACGTGCCCTACCTGTCCCGTGGCAAGCAGGCACCGCGGCTCAAGACTTTCTGCGAGCGTCATTACCACGATGCCAAGAACGACCTGGCCAATGTGTTTTTGGAGCGCTGTTTGGAGCTGGCGCGGGAGCAGGGTGCCGGCGTCGTGCAGATCGTCATGCCGCAGAACTGGCTGTTTTTGACCAGCTATCGGAAGCAGCGGGAGCGGTTGCTGCGGGAGGTTAGTTGGAATCTGTTAGGGCGTTTGGGAATGGCCGCGTTTCAGATTATGGATTGGTGGGCGTTCAACGTCATCCTGCTGACCCAGACGCGTGCGCCAGTGTCAGAGGGGTTCAAGCTGCGAGGGGTGGATGCCAGTGCACCAAGATCGGCGGCGGAGAAGGCGGATCTGGTAAGGAGCGGGGACATGGCTTCTGTGAGTCAAGCGTCACAGTTGGGGAACCCCGATGCCAGAGTCGCGCTAGAAAAAGCCCTGGATCTGCCAATTCTGGGGAAATATGCTTCCGGACTCGTGGGTATACAGACCGGCGACGACCCGAGATACGTATCTGCGTTCTGGGAAGCCCCGCTTCCGGAAAAAATCTGGGAGCCGATGCAGGCTACTCCAGAAAACTTCGACAGCTTTGCCGGCCAAAGCTGGCGAATACGCTGGGAAGGGGGGAAGGGAGACTTGCAAACGTCAAAAGGCGCTCGGATACAGGGTATTGATGCCTTAAGCAAGCCCGGAATTGCAGTGCATCGAATGGGAACAATTTTCCCCTACCACTACAGCGAAACATATTTCCATCAGAACATAGCGACAATTATCCCCAGCGAAAATCAAAATCTCCCAGCGATTTGGAGCTTCTGCTCATCCCCACAATTCAGCGAAGCAGTTCGCCGAATCGACCAAAAAGTCAATGTGACTAATGCCACGCTCGTAAAGGTGCCCTTCGACCTTGACCACTGGCAACAGGTCGCCGCCGAACGCTACCCCAACGGCCTCCCTGAGCCGTACTCCGACGACCCCACCCAATGGATCTGCCACGGCCATCCCTGCGGCTCGGTGATCTGGGACGAGGCGGCCAAGTGGACCGCCATCGGCCCCAAGCGCACCGACGCCACCGTGCTCCAGACCGCCGTCGCCCGCCTGCTCGGCTACCGCTGGCCCGCCGAGTACGACGAGGAGATGGAACTGTCGGACGAATCCCGCGCCCTGGTCGCCGAGGCCCGCAAGCTCGACACCTTCAGCGACGACGACGGCATCTGCTGCCTGCCCGCGATCCGTGGCGAGCCCGCCGCCCATGGGCGCCTGTTGCGCCTGCTGGAAGCGGCCTACGGCGATGACTGGACCGCCGGCACCCTGACCAAACTGCTCGCCGAGTCCGACGCCAACGGAAAGGGCCTGGACATCTGGCTGCGGGACGCCTTCTTCGAGCAACACTGCAAGCTGTTCCATCACCGCCCCTTCATCTGGCACATCTGGGACGGCCTCAAGGACGGCTTCGCGGCCCTGGTCAACTATCACAAGCTCGACCGCGCCAACCTGGAGCGGCTTATCTACACCTACCTCGGCGACTGGATTCGGATGCAGGAACGCGCCGCCGCCGACGGGCAGCAGGGCGCCGACGAGCGCCTGGCCGCCGCCAAGGCCCTCAAGACCAAGCTGGAGGCCATCCTGGAGGGCGAGGCCCCGCTCGACATCTTCGTGCGCTGGAAACCCATCGAGGCGCAGCCCATCGGCTGGGAGCCGGACCTTAACGACGGCGTGCGCCTGAACATCCGCCCCTTCCTGCTCGCCGGCGACGTCGGCAAGAAAGGCGCCGGCATCCTGCGCGCCAAGCCTAACATCCACTGGAAGAAAGACCGCGGCAAGGACGTCGAGAGCGCCCCCTGGTTCCACCGGTTCCAGGGCGACCGCATCAACGATCACCATCTGACCTTGGCCGAGAAGCGAGTCGCACGAGCCGCGTCGGCAATTGTTGAGTCATCATGA
- a CDS encoding ATP-binding protein, with protein sequence MIYDDKAELLDEIAAGEDALLELKLVVFKGDQVRFASEPGRAPKVIAEVFVSMANTEGGLVVFGVDDHGAIIGIDAEKRDKLEQFVVQCALDHCVPPIEPALDWVMLPGADGGNRLCLKVAVPRARFYVHQTSDGRFLKRVGSHRTPIPAEQLGRLLASRQLMLPFEERPVHRADLNAIDRTRFETYYRRRFGHPIAVSELSYEHLLRNLKLAVQDDDGLWRPTMVGVLLFSERPDRYLSGAYVDLAVYDHAVADGNTRDAKRVTGPVVEQIEWVLTYLRTSPLVSTLSVKDGMGRTDKPAYSDFALQEAVVNALAHRDYEIAGAQVIVTLFPDRIEIRNPGGLHNTLTEENLYAGCQPVRRNQILAGFLRDYESPATGRRYMETRGEGFLTLVRASTELSGRRPELVNMGGAVKLTLFAAHLEEHRSVVVID encoded by the coding sequence ATGATCTACGACGATAAGGCCGAACTGCTCGACGAGATCGCCGCCGGCGAGGATGCCCTGTTGGAGCTGAAGTTGGTGGTGTTCAAGGGCGATCAGGTGCGGTTTGCCAGCGAGCCGGGCCGGGCGCCGAAGGTGATCGCTGAGGTGTTCGTGTCCATGGCGAACACCGAGGGCGGCTTGGTGGTGTTCGGCGTCGATGATCACGGCGCGATTATTGGTATTGATGCCGAGAAGCGCGACAAGCTTGAGCAGTTCGTCGTGCAGTGCGCGTTGGATCATTGCGTGCCGCCCATCGAGCCTGCGTTAGATTGGGTCATGCTGCCGGGCGCCGACGGCGGTAACCGGCTCTGTCTCAAGGTCGCTGTGCCGCGAGCGCGCTTCTACGTGCATCAAACCAGCGACGGCCGTTTTCTGAAGCGCGTCGGTAGCCACCGCACCCCAATTCCGGCCGAGCAACTGGGCCGACTCTTGGCGAGCCGGCAGCTCATGTTGCCGTTCGAGGAGCGTCCGGTGCACCGGGCGGACCTCAACGCCATCGATCGCACGCGCTTCGAGACCTATTATCGGCGCCGTTTCGGGCACCCGATCGCCGTTTCAGAGCTGTCCTACGAGCACCTGCTCCGAAATCTGAAACTGGCCGTGCAGGACGACGACGGACTCTGGCGCCCGACCATGGTGGGCGTCTTGCTATTCTCGGAGCGGCCTGACCGCTATCTGTCCGGCGCCTACGTCGATCTGGCCGTCTACGACCATGCGGTCGCGGATGGCAATACGCGGGATGCCAAGCGCGTGACTGGCCCCGTTGTGGAGCAGATCGAGTGGGTGCTGACCTACCTGCGCACCAGTCCACTGGTCAGCACGCTGTCGGTCAAGGATGGCATGGGACGGACCGACAAGCCGGCCTACAGCGATTTCGCACTGCAAGAGGCCGTGGTCAACGCGCTAGCCCATCGGGACTATGAGATTGCCGGCGCCCAGGTCATCGTGACCCTGTTTCCGGACCGCATCGAGATCCGCAACCCCGGTGGCCTGCACAATACGCTGACGGAGGAGAACCTCTACGCCGGTTGCCAGCCAGTGCGCCGCAATCAGATCCTGGCAGGCTTTCTGCGTGATTATGAGAGTCCGGCGACCGGGCGCCGCTACATGGAGACGCGCGGCGAGGGGTTTTTGACCTTGGTGCGCGCCAGCACCGAGCTATCCGGCCGCCGGCCTGAGCTGGT
- a CDS encoding BREX protein BrxB domain-containing protein gives MSRLDRLIEGYAEHIATPWPEGLSGIERVIFVVYPPADELKFRVYIDEFELRTRDAGHGWNLLDLTDAFPQWMAAQRYRDKYFRRPELLAGYPEGRLTEFTKHLVERTSAQIEQASANDVVAMSGVGALFGVSSVSTVVDQAASAINGRLVVFFPGEVEDKTYRLLDARDGWGYLAHAITTD, from the coding sequence ATGAGCAGGCTTGATCGACTCATCGAAGGCTACGCGGAGCACATCGCCACGCCTTGGCCCGAGGGACTGTCCGGGATCGAGCGCGTCATCTTCGTCGTCTATCCGCCAGCGGACGAACTGAAATTTCGCGTTTACATCGACGAGTTCGAGCTCCGCACCCGCGATGCCGGCCACGGCTGGAACCTACTCGATCTGACCGACGCCTTCCCGCAGTGGATGGCCGCCCAGCGTTACCGCGACAAATACTTCCGCCGCCCGGAACTGCTTGCCGGGTACCCCGAGGGGCGGCTGACCGAGTTCACCAAGCATCTGGTAGAGCGGACCAGCGCACAGATCGAGCAGGCGTCGGCGAATGACGTCGTCGCAATGTCTGGGGTTGGCGCCCTGTTTGGCGTCTCCAGCGTCTCGACCGTGGTCGACCAGGCCGCCTCCGCCATCAACGGTCGGTTGGTGGTCTTTTTTCCGGGCGAGGTGGAGGACAAGACCTACCGGCTGTTGGATGCGCGCGATGGCTGGGGCTACCTGGCGCATGCCATCACAACGGACTGA
- a CDS encoding sensor histidine kinase: MTVAFDVLRERFIQGDLPLIYAEIDAGLQAWRFNAFTRRLVGITQEPMPFRELVVDFSERLDPFSLAQTPERVHLLSISATGHAPMGFLCSFWPAGDQVVLIGAADISEQLSVQNQILMLNRQLNALTRDLHQKNAELAHSNTLKNQFLGMAAHDLRNPLGGIMSYGEFLREEAAPILSSEHREFLDDILKASRTMLRIVEDFLDVSKIESGHLEINPEHVDFSRTLHRTLAMVRPKAARKGVPLQVDAHENLPMLHIDAGKIEQVLANLVSNAIEHSYPNAPVTIRTGLQDSLFHCAVIDQGVGIDAEHIPRLFNPFEKKISQKTGGEPSTGLGLIISKKVVEAHGGRISVTSEKGQGTTFAFVLPVNPGNTADDQG; encoded by the coding sequence ATGACAGTGGCGTTCGACGTACTGCGTGAGCGCTTCATCCAGGGCGATTTGCCGCTAATTTATGCGGAGATCGACGCTGGGTTGCAAGCGTGGCGGTTCAATGCATTCACCCGCCGACTCGTCGGGATCACGCAGGAACCCATGCCGTTCCGCGAGCTGGTTGTCGACTTTTCCGAGCGGCTCGACCCCTTCTCCTTGGCCCAAACGCCCGAGCGCGTGCATCTCTTGTCGATTTCGGCAACGGGGCACGCGCCTATGGGTTTTCTGTGCTCATTTTGGCCGGCTGGTGATCAGGTGGTGTTGATCGGAGCCGCCGACATCTCGGAGCAACTGAGTGTTCAGAACCAAATCCTGATGCTCAACCGGCAATTGAACGCGCTGACGCGCGATCTCCACCAGAAAAATGCCGAACTTGCGCATAGCAACACACTGAAGAATCAGTTCCTGGGGATGGCCGCGCATGATCTGCGCAACCCGCTTGGCGGCATCATGAGCTATGGGGAATTTCTCCGCGAAGAGGCCGCGCCCATTCTGTCCTCTGAGCATCGGGAGTTTCTTGACGACATCCTGAAGGCCAGTCGCACCATGCTGCGGATTGTCGAGGACTTTCTCGATGTGTCAAAAATCGAGTCAGGGCATTTGGAGATCAATCCGGAGCATGTCGATTTCTCACGAACGCTCCATCGCACGCTCGCCATGGTGCGTCCGAAGGCAGCTCGTAAAGGGGTTCCTCTGCAAGTCGATGCACACGAAAACCTGCCAATGCTGCATATCGATGCGGGGAAAATCGAGCAGGTGTTGGCCAACCTGGTCTCCAACGCCATCGAGCACTCTTATCCCAATGCGCCCGTGACCATCCGCACCGGCTTGCAGGACAGTCTGTTTCATTGCGCGGTGATCGACCAAGGCGTGGGCATTGATGCTGAACACATTCCAAGACTATTCAACCCCTTTGAGAAGAAGATTTCCCAGAAGACTGGCGGCGAGCCAAGCACCGGCTTGGGGTTGATCATCTCAAAAAAGGTGGTTGAAGCCCACGGAGGGCGCATCTCGGTCACCAGCGAGAAGGGACAGGGGACGACCTTCGCCTTCGTTTTGCCGGTGAACCCCGGCAACACTGCGGATGACCAGGGATGA